The following proteins come from a genomic window of Populus nigra chromosome 6, ddPopNigr1.1, whole genome shotgun sequence:
- the LOC133696128 gene encoding uncharacterized protein LOC133696128 isoform X2, whose amino-acid sequence MECAGKGRGTRCMGSARRRCGRCGAVAYCSVSHQMSHWNEHKEECERLEQQMKRVDVLNDFPFTFSQEATATSQVCEKPGSRCSFLSKRGIHQLGMWMHECCCFDSEEATSSLASFDSLRSKDGGWNLLGDLCPCHGPISPISECVSSWFDYYEWRCIPLHSPVALLLHWPLTIYRAAHIACAWSSTVETRKLCIHYLGPEKELLQLAAFGELLALFPGVQVHIEFIGPAIPQQRDGEKIILCSYARCLDADCTCNFSSENLSQIAITSKSTSVTLQLRSGLYHERYRDLAEDLFPHLIIAPNAGIAAYPSWLPTIELIKEMNVPAICSDYCEEACHLAACCIKSVTDSIKSFQAANDGGR is encoded by the exons ATGGAGTGCGCCGGAAAGGGGCGTGGAACTCGGTGTATGGGCTCAGCTCGCAGACGCTGCGGTCGCTGTGGCGCAGTTGCTTATTGCTCGGTCTCTCATCAG ATGTCGCACTGGAATGAGCATAAAGAAGAGTGTGAAAGATTAGAGCAACAAATGAAGCGTGTAGATGTCTTAAATGATTTCCCTTTTACTTTTTCTCAAGAAGCTACAGCCACTTCTCAG GTGTGTGAAAAACCAGGGAGTAGGTGTTCATTCCTGAGCAAAAGAGGCATCCATCAACTTGGAATGTGGATGCATGAATGCTGCTGCTTTGACTCTGAGGAGGCAACATCCTCACTAGCTTCCTTTGATTCTTTGAG GTCAAAGGATGGTGGTTGGAATCTCTTAGGTGACCTATGCCCGTGCCATG GGCCCATATCTCCAATATCAGAGTGTGTAAGCAGTTGGTTTGATTACTATGAGTGGAGGTGCATTCCTCTTCATTCACCCGTTGCTTTACTTCTTCACTGG CCACTTACAATTTACCGTGCTGCTCATATTGCTTGTGCATGGAGCTCGACTGTTGAAACTCGTAAATTGTGCATACACTATCTTG GGCCTGAAAAGGAGCTTCTACAACTTGCTGCCTTTGGAGAGTTGCTTGCCCTGTTCCCTGGTGTGCAAGTTCATATAGAGTTTATTGGACCTGCAATTCCACAACAAAG GGATGGTGAGAAGATCATTCTATGTAGTTATGCTCGATGCCTGGATGCAGATTGCACTTGCAATTTTTCAAGTGAGAATCTCAGCCAGATTGCAATCACCAGTAAATCTACATCAGTGACCCTACAGCTTCGCAGCGGATTATACCATGAACGTTACAGGGATTTAGCTGAG GATTTGTTTCCTCATTTAATAATTGCTCCGAATGCTGGAATTGCTGCTTATCCTAGTTGGTTGCCTACCATT GAACTGATAAAGGAGATGAATGTCCCAGCTATATGTTCTGATTATTGTGAAGAAGCCTGTCATCTAGCTGCCTGCTGCATAAAAAGTGTAACTG ATTCAATTAAATCCTTTCAGGCAGCCAATGATGGTGGAAGATAG
- the LOC133696128 gene encoding uncharacterized protein LOC133696128 isoform X1: MECAGKGRGTRCMGSARRRCGRCGAVAYCSVSHQMSHWNEHKEECERLEQQMKRVDVLNDFPFTFSQEATATSQVCEKPGSRCSFLSKRGIHQLGMWMHECCCFDSEEATSSLASFDSLRSKDGGWNLLGDLCPCHGPISPISECVSSWFDYYEWRCIPLHSPVALLLHWPLTIYRAAHIACAWSSTVETRKLCIHYLGPEKELLQLAAFGELLALFPGVQVHIEFIGPAIPQQRDGEKIILCSYARCLDADCTCNFSSENLSQIAITSKSTSVTLQLRSGLYHERYRDLAEDLFPHLIIAPNAGIAAYPSWLPTIELIKEMNVPAICSDYCEEACHLAACCIKSVTGRSLSLPIQLNPFRQPMMVEDSALLLPCYSNCFLFGI; the protein is encoded by the exons ATGGAGTGCGCCGGAAAGGGGCGTGGAACTCGGTGTATGGGCTCAGCTCGCAGACGCTGCGGTCGCTGTGGCGCAGTTGCTTATTGCTCGGTCTCTCATCAG ATGTCGCACTGGAATGAGCATAAAGAAGAGTGTGAAAGATTAGAGCAACAAATGAAGCGTGTAGATGTCTTAAATGATTTCCCTTTTACTTTTTCTCAAGAAGCTACAGCCACTTCTCAG GTGTGTGAAAAACCAGGGAGTAGGTGTTCATTCCTGAGCAAAAGAGGCATCCATCAACTTGGAATGTGGATGCATGAATGCTGCTGCTTTGACTCTGAGGAGGCAACATCCTCACTAGCTTCCTTTGATTCTTTGAG GTCAAAGGATGGTGGTTGGAATCTCTTAGGTGACCTATGCCCGTGCCATG GGCCCATATCTCCAATATCAGAGTGTGTAAGCAGTTGGTTTGATTACTATGAGTGGAGGTGCATTCCTCTTCATTCACCCGTTGCTTTACTTCTTCACTGG CCACTTACAATTTACCGTGCTGCTCATATTGCTTGTGCATGGAGCTCGACTGTTGAAACTCGTAAATTGTGCATACACTATCTTG GGCCTGAAAAGGAGCTTCTACAACTTGCTGCCTTTGGAGAGTTGCTTGCCCTGTTCCCTGGTGTGCAAGTTCATATAGAGTTTATTGGACCTGCAATTCCACAACAAAG GGATGGTGAGAAGATCATTCTATGTAGTTATGCTCGATGCCTGGATGCAGATTGCACTTGCAATTTTTCAAGTGAGAATCTCAGCCAGATTGCAATCACCAGTAAATCTACATCAGTGACCCTACAGCTTCGCAGCGGATTATACCATGAACGTTACAGGGATTTAGCTGAG GATTTGTTTCCTCATTTAATAATTGCTCCGAATGCTGGAATTGCTGCTTATCCTAGTTGGTTGCCTACCATT GAACTGATAAAGGAGATGAATGTCCCAGCTATATGTTCTGATTATTGTGAAGAAGCCTGTCATCTAGCTGCCTGCTGCATAAAAAGTGTAACTGGTCGTTCTCTCTCACTTCCA ATTCAATTAAATCCTTTCAGGCAGCCAATGATGGTGGAAGATAGTGCCCTGCTTCTTCCCTGCTATTCAAATTGCTTTCTGTTTGGGATTTGA